Proteins found in one Alteromonas macleodii genomic segment:
- a CDS encoding sulfatase-like hydrolase/transferase, whose translation MKYSYLFLLLAFWSIFSAAGQDSNKKPNILFILADDAGYADFGFQGSTQMKTPNLDKLAAQGMKFTQAYTTAAVCGPSRAGLYTGKYQQRFGYEENNVPGYMSYSSALLGEDMGLPLDQVTVAEHMRKLGYNTGLIGKWHQGNADRYHPTKRGFNYFYGLRGGSRSYYALDDYHRSVQPENKLEFGFRNFQEPIEYLTKALADNAVEFIHRQQGPFFLMLSLTAVHTPMEAEPEDLAKFQHLPPRRQTLAAMTLAMDREIGKVLEALDKSGVADNTLVVFTNDNGAPSDTNAGNNFPLSGTKANHLEGGIRVPLIMRWPRLISANTVYEFPVSFLDFLPTFVKMGGGSIETLGEIDGVALTDFILGKLSERPHKTLFWKKENRAAIRDGDWKLLRFPDRPAELYNLSDDVSENHNLAMEYPNRVRQLYKKLFEWETSLERPLWQLERKYEGLAMERMDKFRHHEKQ comes from the coding sequence ATGAAATACAGCTATTTGTTTTTACTGTTAGCTTTTTGGTCTATTTTCAGCGCTGCGGGCCAGGATTCGAACAAAAAGCCCAATATTCTATTTATTCTCGCAGATGACGCAGGGTATGCTGATTTTGGTTTTCAAGGCAGCACCCAAATGAAAACCCCTAACTTAGATAAATTAGCAGCTCAAGGAATGAAGTTTACTCAGGCATATACAACGGCAGCTGTATGTGGCCCATCGCGAGCCGGCTTATACACGGGAAAATACCAGCAGCGATTTGGTTATGAAGAAAACAATGTACCAGGCTATATGAGTTATTCATCGGCTTTGCTTGGCGAAGATATGGGGTTACCCTTAGACCAAGTCACCGTTGCCGAACACATGCGTAAACTGGGGTATAACACTGGCCTTATAGGTAAATGGCATCAAGGTAATGCCGATAGATATCATCCAACCAAGCGCGGGTTTAATTACTTCTATGGTTTGCGCGGTGGTTCTAGAAGTTATTATGCGCTTGATGATTACCATAGAAGTGTTCAGCCGGAAAATAAACTTGAGTTTGGCTTTCGGAATTTCCAAGAGCCTATAGAATATTTAACCAAAGCTTTGGCAGACAATGCAGTAGAGTTTATTCATCGGCAGCAAGGCCCGTTTTTTCTTATGCTCTCGCTAACTGCGGTTCACACTCCCATGGAAGCAGAGCCTGAAGACTTAGCAAAATTTCAACATTTACCGCCACGTCGACAAACATTAGCAGCGATGACGCTGGCGATGGATAGAGAAATTGGAAAAGTGTTAGAAGCACTGGATAAAAGTGGTGTTGCAGACAATACACTAGTGGTATTTACTAATGATAATGGGGCACCCTCTGATACCAACGCTGGTAACAATTTTCCATTAAGCGGCACCAAAGCAAATCACTTAGAAGGTGGAATTCGAGTACCGCTTATAATGCGGTGGCCCAGATTGATAAGTGCTAATACAGTGTATGAGTTTCCAGTAAGTTTTCTAGATTTTTTACCCACTTTTGTAAAGATGGGGGGAGGAAGCATTGAAACACTCGGAGAAATTGATGGTGTAGCACTCACTGATTTTATATTAGGGAAGCTAAGTGAAAGGCCACATAAGACGTTGTTTTGGAAAAAAGAGAATCGAGCTGCAATTCGAGATGGTGATTGGAAATTGTTGCGCTTTCCAGATAGGCCCGCTGAGCTATACAATTTAAGTGATGACGTGTCAGAAAACCATAATCTAGCAATGGAATACCCCAATCGTGTCAGGCAACTGTATAAAAAGCTGTTTGAATGGGAAACCTCACTCGAGCGTCCATTATGGCAATTGGAACGCAAATATGAGGGATTGGCAATGGAGAGAATGGATAAATTCAGACATCATGAAAAACAATAA
- a CDS encoding molybdenum cofactor guanylyltransferase — protein sequence MLHGVVLAGGQSRRMGQDKAMMQYKGNTLIQCASKILRSAGCQEILVSRNEDGYVGDKIPHVGPLGGVHGVLTFLGENKKSANAELLVLPVDMPLMLPTFLSAMVNYGRAQKRACYVRSRFMPFYMPIEKNTIPTLEDYLIEKNKRRVVGFLKSINALTFENLYDDNTKNSQWLNVNSPSDWPKEYGSI from the coding sequence ATGTTGCATGGAGTTGTGCTAGCAGGTGGTCAGTCTCGTAGAATGGGCCAAGACAAGGCAATGATGCAGTACAAAGGGAATACGCTTATTCAGTGTGCATCAAAGATATTGCGGTCGGCAGGCTGCCAAGAGATACTAGTTAGTCGCAATGAAGATGGCTATGTGGGCGACAAAATTCCGCATGTAGGCCCTCTAGGTGGTGTTCATGGAGTACTAACTTTTCTTGGCGAAAACAAAAAAAGTGCTAACGCTGAACTGCTTGTTTTACCCGTCGACATGCCGCTAATGTTACCGACTTTTTTGAGTGCCATGGTAAACTATGGACGTGCTCAAAAACGGGCCTGCTATGTACGATCTCGTTTTATGCCCTTCTATATGCCTATCGAAAAAAATACAATCCCCACGCTTGAAGACTACTTAATTGAAAAAAACAAGCGAAGAGTTGTTGGTTTTCTGAAATCTATTAATGCATTGACCTTCGAAAATTTGTACGACGACAATACTAAAAATTCTCAGTGGTTAAATGTTAATTCACCCAGTGACTGGCCCAAAGAATATGGCTCAATTTAG
- the fdhD gene encoding formate dehydrogenase accessory sulfurtransferase FdhD has protein sequence MAMQKAVLIRQELEPGYFALAEEVALSISYNGINYTVMLITPNDIEDFIVGFSLSNDIIDHPRQLYSIELTDHKEHINAEVEIANQAFWKLKENKRQLAGTSGCGLCGVEALDNALPQLTSIELSPLPDVSWFNGLRSLISNAQTLAQQSGAVHGALYIDAKRNVLACREDIGRHNAFDKLIGAITTNKLFQPEGIVVLTSRCSVELVQKAIRAKFPLVVTLSAPTALSVKWASRYGLTLIHVPKYDPPRAYAPQEK, from the coding sequence ATGGCAATGCAAAAAGCTGTGCTAATACGGCAAGAGCTCGAGCCAGGATATTTTGCATTGGCTGAAGAGGTTGCGTTGAGCATAAGTTATAATGGTATCAATTACACCGTCATGCTGATAACGCCCAACGACATTGAAGATTTCATTGTGGGTTTCAGCTTAAGTAACGACATTATCGACCACCCTCGTCAGCTTTACAGCATTGAATTAACGGATCACAAAGAACACATTAATGCTGAAGTTGAAATTGCTAACCAGGCGTTTTGGAAATTAAAGGAAAATAAACGGCAGTTGGCGGGCACGTCGGGATGCGGACTTTGCGGTGTTGAGGCATTAGACAACGCTTTACCTCAATTAACGTCTATTGAATTATCGCCTCTACCAGATGTAAGCTGGTTTAACGGATTACGAAGCCTTATATCTAATGCGCAAACATTAGCGCAGCAAAGCGGGGCAGTGCACGGGGCGCTCTATATTGATGCTAAGCGCAATGTGCTGGCATGCCGAGAAGATATAGGAAGGCATAATGCTTTTGATAAATTAATTGGTGCTATCACTACCAATAAACTCTTTCAGCCTGAAGGTATTGTTGTGCTTACAAGTCGCTGTAGTGTAGAGCTGGTTCAAAAAGCGATAAGAGCTAAATTCCCTTTGGTAGTAACGCTATCTGCCCCCACAGCGTTGTCAGTAAAGTGGGCAAGCCGTTACGGTCTCACACTGATCCATGTACCTAAGTATGACCCTCCAAGAGCTTACGCACCGCAAGAAAAGTAG
- a CDS encoding FdhF/YdeP family oxidoreductase, whose product MSDKRNIKQYDKPAGGWGALKSVTQSWIQSEKPLKNLRAMLKMNQDKGFDCPGCAWGESPESGLVKFCENGAKAVNWESTGRYVDPTFFSKYSVGSLKKHTDYWLESQGRLTHPMRFNAQADHYEPVSWDDAFALIAKHLNGLHSPHQAEFYTSGRASNEAAYLYQLFVRAFGTNNFPDCSNMCHEASGQGMKPTIGVGKGTVTFDDFEKADTIFVIGQNPGTNHPRMLEPLRDAVRRGAQVVCFNPLKERGLEKFQHPQHPLEMLTNGSEPTNTAYFRPALGGDMAVMRGIAKWLLTWEHEAKAKNAPPIFDHDFINAHTNGMNDYLSIVEATSWEHIEAQSGLSKDEIRHAATMYKRGERVIMCWAMGITQHKHSVATVQEIVNVQLLRGNVGKPGAGLSPVRGHSNVQGDRTVGINEVPTKALLDALESKFNFAVPRERGHNTIQAIQAMESGESKVFIGLGGNFAQATPDTPRTHSALSQCDLTVHIATKLNRSHLTTGKDALILPCLGRTEIDMQSSGHQGVTVEDTFSMVHISYGQLPPSSPELRSEPAIIAGIAKATLGNKPVDWDFLISDYDNIRELIADTIEGFTDFNSKLANPGGFHLGNAASERRWLTPSGKAEFAANALPDSLLNADLIAKGEEPDLILQTLRSHDQYNTTIYGMDDRYRNVFGARDVLFVNERDIKKLGFNDCDKVDITSMWNDGKTRQVKQFMLVAYDIPQGQAAAYYPETNPLVPLESYGDGTFTPTSKFIAIKLSKSESDGRIAVSAV is encoded by the coding sequence ATGAGTGATAAACGAAACATTAAGCAATATGACAAACCCGCTGGCGGATGGGGAGCGCTAAAGAGTGTAACCCAGAGCTGGATCCAAAGTGAAAAGCCACTTAAGAATTTACGCGCTATGCTCAAGATGAACCAAGACAAAGGCTTTGACTGCCCAGGCTGTGCGTGGGGTGAATCACCAGAAAGTGGTTTAGTGAAGTTTTGTGAAAATGGTGCTAAAGCAGTTAACTGGGAGTCTACCGGTCGCTATGTAGACCCAACATTTTTCTCTAAGTATTCGGTCGGCTCACTTAAAAAACACACCGACTACTGGCTTGAGTCACAAGGAAGACTCACCCACCCCATGCGCTTCAATGCTCAAGCAGACCACTACGAACCCGTATCATGGGACGATGCCTTTGCACTTATCGCTAAACATCTAAATGGTTTACATTCCCCTCATCAGGCAGAGTTTTACACCTCAGGGCGGGCGAGTAACGAAGCCGCCTATTTATATCAGTTATTCGTGCGCGCATTTGGAACAAATAATTTTCCAGATTGCTCAAATATGTGTCACGAGGCGTCGGGGCAAGGTATGAAACCAACCATAGGTGTGGGTAAAGGTACGGTCACATTTGACGACTTTGAAAAGGCAGATACCATATTTGTTATTGGTCAAAACCCCGGGACTAACCACCCTCGCATGCTTGAGCCACTGAGGGACGCCGTGAGAAGAGGCGCTCAAGTAGTTTGCTTTAACCCTTTAAAAGAGCGCGGGTTAGAAAAGTTTCAACACCCGCAGCATCCCCTTGAGATGTTAACTAATGGCTCTGAGCCAACTAATACCGCATATTTCAGACCTGCTCTTGGTGGTGACATGGCGGTTATGCGCGGCATCGCTAAATGGCTGTTGACATGGGAACACGAAGCCAAAGCGAAAAATGCCCCTCCCATATTCGACCACGACTTTATTAATGCACATACCAATGGAATGAACGACTATTTGAGTATCGTTGAAGCGACGAGCTGGGAGCATATTGAAGCGCAGAGCGGTTTATCAAAAGACGAAATACGTCACGCGGCAACCATGTACAAACGTGGAGAACGGGTGATCATGTGCTGGGCAATGGGGATCACCCAACACAAGCACTCAGTAGCTACGGTTCAGGAAATAGTAAACGTTCAGCTACTACGAGGAAACGTGGGTAAGCCAGGTGCAGGGCTTTCTCCTGTTCGGGGTCACAGCAATGTTCAGGGAGATAGAACCGTCGGTATTAACGAAGTACCGACTAAAGCCTTGCTCGACGCGCTAGAAAGCAAGTTTAACTTCGCCGTTCCACGAGAAAGAGGTCACAATACCATTCAAGCTATTCAAGCTATGGAAAGTGGTGAGTCCAAAGTCTTCATTGGCCTTGGCGGTAATTTCGCGCAGGCGACGCCAGATACGCCGCGTACTCATTCTGCGCTGTCACAATGCGACTTAACGGTACATATCGCCACCAAGTTGAATCGCTCTCACCTAACTACAGGTAAAGACGCGCTTATCTTACCCTGTTTGGGACGTACTGAAATTGACATGCAGTCTAGCGGGCACCAAGGCGTGACTGTGGAAGATACGTTTTCTATGGTCCACATTTCTTATGGCCAACTCCCGCCAAGCTCGCCCGAACTTCGCTCTGAACCCGCTATTATTGCTGGTATTGCGAAGGCAACGCTTGGTAACAAACCAGTAGACTGGGACTTTTTAATAAGCGATTACGACAATATTCGTGAGCTCATTGCCGATACCATCGAAGGCTTTACAGACTTCAATAGCAAACTCGCTAACCCAGGTGGTTTTCACTTGGGCAATGCTGCGAGTGAGAGACGCTGGTTAACACCTTCGGGCAAAGCCGAGTTTGCCGCGAACGCGCTGCCAGATTCACTGTTAAATGCTGACCTAATTGCGAAAGGCGAAGAGCCGGACCTCATTTTACAAACACTGCGCTCTCACGATCAGTACAACACAACTATCTATGGTATGGATGACCGCTACAGAAACGTGTTTGGCGCGCGGGACGTTCTTTTTGTTAATGAACGTGATATTAAGAAGCTGGGATTTAACGATTGCGATAAAGTCGACATTACGTCAATGTGGAACGACGGCAAAACACGCCAAGTTAAACAGTTTATGTTGGTGGCTTACGACATCCCGCAAGGTCAAGCGGCAGCATATTACCCCGAAACCAATCCATTAGTACCGCTAGAAAGCTACGGTGATGGCACGTTCACTCCAACGTCGAAGTTTATCGCGATCAAACTTTCGAAATCTGAATCAGATGGAAGAATAGCGGTCTCTGCAGTGTAA
- a CDS encoding glycoside hydrolase family 2 TIM barrel-domain containing protein: MAKFYFVFSLSLILTACGFQSSKSSDERTRPNTVYSSLGPQDFNQSWLFIEEDKAQFSKLNLDASAWQSVNLPHDWSVSHEFEEKWDGATAYLPGGVGWYRKHFVTPASKNDSVILVNFDGIYNHSTVYINDKRVGGEVNGYTPFTVDVTPFLNPVGDENVLAVRVDRTRYIDSRWYPGSGIYRNVTFYNKPKLHIPVWGTQVTTENISHDSGDARIKVTLKNEDDQPKKTMLKSVVVNNEGEVVAKQIDEVTVMSNSSLEVEQVLNVSTMKLWDIDSPYLYKVVSTLTDGQDTKDQVVTPLGFRTIEFKPDGGFFLNGKHTLIKGVNLHHDGGLVGAAVPEDVWRRRLVRLKEAGVNAIRMSHNPASKTLMDLCDELGFLVQAEIFDEWDYPKDKRLNQQERHDDYISRGYADWFQSHAHKDLNAAVLRDRNHPSLIMWSIGNEIEWTYPRYAASTGYFDMNANGNYFYTLPPISSQEIKQRFESGEKGTYTLADTAKKLSSWVKELDTTRPVIANLILPSVSHISGYTDALDIVGYSYRRVIYDYGRRLFPEKMIMGTENVPQWHEWKAVLDTPAIAGTFLWTGVDYMGEAHGGWPRKGVNSGLLDLAGFKKPSFHMFKTLWSDAPHMYLTTQLLEDSLYELDNNGNVVERKKDGWKTRVWEWHDVEHHWNYNENENTVVEAYSNCEAVELFVNEVSYGRQLLKEHDDRIFKWFVPFQSGEIRAEGDCGAADSIKTVGMPTSILMSIDKSIVKLQKREVVHVEMQLADSMGRPVRFTDANISLDIPEGIKLLGIDNGWVNSVQPFQSNSVDTYKGRALAILEGIEPGNYTITARLHNDAESKATVQVQQ, encoded by the coding sequence ATGGCTAAATTTTACTTTGTCTTCAGTTTAAGTTTGATTCTTACCGCTTGCGGCTTCCAATCTAGCAAAAGTAGTGACGAGCGCACTAGACCGAACACTGTCTACTCAAGCCTTGGCCCTCAGGACTTTAACCAATCTTGGCTGTTCATTGAAGAGGATAAAGCACAATTCAGCAAGCTCAACTTGGATGCTTCGGCTTGGCAAAGCGTCAACTTACCTCATGATTGGTCTGTGTCGCATGAATTTGAAGAAAAATGGGATGGTGCCACTGCCTATTTACCGGGCGGGGTAGGTTGGTATCGCAAACATTTTGTTACTCCAGCATCGAAAAACGATAGTGTTATTTTGGTTAATTTTGACGGCATCTATAACCATTCGACAGTTTACATCAACGATAAAAGAGTAGGGGGTGAGGTTAATGGTTACACACCGTTTACAGTTGATGTGACGCCTTTCCTTAATCCTGTGGGCGATGAAAACGTGTTGGCAGTTAGGGTCGACCGGACAAGGTATATTGACTCAAGGTGGTACCCAGGATCTGGTATATACCGTAACGTAACGTTCTACAACAAACCAAAACTGCACATTCCTGTTTGGGGGACGCAAGTTACCACCGAGAATATATCGCATGATTCAGGAGATGCTCGCATTAAAGTGACATTAAAGAACGAGGATGACCAACCGAAGAAAACGATGCTCAAAAGCGTTGTCGTTAATAATGAAGGCGAAGTGGTGGCTAAGCAAATCGATGAAGTTACCGTAATGTCGAACTCATCATTAGAGGTAGAACAAGTTCTTAACGTATCAACAATGAAGCTGTGGGATATTGATTCCCCTTATCTGTACAAAGTGGTCAGCACGTTAACAGATGGACAAGATACTAAAGATCAGGTAGTAACACCTCTTGGCTTTCGAACGATTGAGTTCAAACCTGATGGTGGATTCTTCCTAAACGGCAAACATACTTTGATTAAGGGCGTCAATCTTCATCATGATGGGGGACTAGTGGGTGCAGCAGTGCCAGAAGACGTATGGCGTCGTCGCTTGGTTCGTCTAAAAGAAGCCGGTGTGAATGCAATTCGTATGTCTCACAACCCAGCTTCAAAAACACTGATGGACCTTTGTGATGAACTAGGCTTTCTGGTGCAGGCAGAAATTTTTGACGAGTGGGATTATCCTAAAGATAAACGCTTAAACCAACAGGAGCGCCACGATGATTATATAAGTCGAGGATATGCTGATTGGTTTCAAAGTCACGCTCATAAAGACTTAAACGCAGCAGTGTTACGAGACAGAAACCACCCTTCTCTTATCATGTGGAGTATCGGCAATGAAATAGAGTGGACATATCCAAGGTATGCGGCTTCCACTGGATACTTCGATATGAATGCGAACGGCAATTATTTCTATACGCTGCCCCCTATTTCTTCGCAAGAAATAAAGCAGCGTTTTGAAAGTGGTGAAAAAGGTACATATACACTGGCAGATACGGCTAAGAAATTGTCATCTTGGGTGAAAGAATTAGACACTACAAGGCCCGTTATCGCTAATTTAATTTTACCTTCAGTTAGCCACATTTCAGGCTATACAGATGCGTTGGATATTGTTGGTTATAGTTATCGACGGGTTATTTACGATTACGGAAGAAGATTGTTTCCTGAAAAAATGATCATGGGCACTGAAAATGTTCCTCAATGGCATGAATGGAAGGCGGTTTTAGATACCCCTGCAATTGCTGGCACCTTTTTGTGGACGGGCGTTGATTACATGGGCGAAGCCCATGGCGGGTGGCCGCGTAAAGGAGTAAACAGTGGCCTTCTCGATCTTGCTGGCTTTAAAAAGCCTTCTTTTCATATGTTTAAAACACTATGGTCAGATGCACCCCACATGTATCTGACAACGCAACTGCTTGAGGATTCGCTGTATGAGCTTGATAATAATGGCAACGTTGTAGAGCGCAAAAAAGACGGTTGGAAGACGCGAGTGTGGGAATGGCACGACGTTGAACACCATTGGAATTACAACGAAAATGAGAATACGGTTGTAGAAGCGTACAGTAATTGTGAAGCGGTTGAATTGTTTGTAAACGAAGTTTCCTATGGGCGGCAATTACTGAAAGAGCACGATGATCGCATATTTAAATGGTTTGTACCGTTTCAGTCTGGTGAGATTCGCGCAGAAGGTGATTGCGGTGCAGCGGACAGTATAAAAACGGTGGGAATGCCCACTTCTATATTAATGAGTATTGATAAATCAATTGTGAAATTGCAAAAGAGGGAAGTGGTGCATGTAGAGATGCAGCTCGCAGATAGTATGGGTCGCCCTGTTCGTTTCACGGATGCGAATATTTCACTAGATATACCAGAAGGTATTAAGTTACTTGGTATAGATAATGGTTGGGTTAATAGTGTTCAGCCTTTTCAAAGTAACTCTGTTGATACTTACAAAGGAAGAGCACTCGCCATATTAGAAGGTATTGAGCCGGGGAATTACACAATAACTGCTCGCCTACACAACGATGCCGAAAGCAAGGCGACTGTTCAAGTACAGCAATAG
- a CDS encoding tryptophan halogenase family protein, translated as MNTSVMKVTILGGGTAGWMAAALLSKTFRSIEITLVESEDIGTIGVGEATIPSLHFFNDIMHIRSTEFAKATAGTFKLGIQFENWKAKGEHYFHGFGTTGAGMWAAGFHEYWKRGLSLGISQPFGTYNLEGVAAKQGKFAHVQGGPNFAYHLDAGLFAQKLRIEAQKLGVRRIEGKVSSVAKSEENGYLTHLVLETGELISGDLFIDCSGFAGLLIKGALDTPYVDWSHYLPMNRAIPLQTSLTSPPAPYTRAIAHEAGWQWRIPLQQRMGNGIVYCDDYLSDDEALKRLINDVEGEILTEPRVINFVTGHREKLWTKNCIALGLAGGFIEPLESTAIHLIQQGLMQLIKYFPANGINPLEVDLYNDYMLNDYRDIRDFIVLHYCQTERDDSDFWRYCKNLTLPESLSHRMKLFSETGRFVQRKEEIFSDSWLQVMIGQGLIPLQHHPLADEMSEQDLAQFLKATESTIIEQVNKLPSHEEYIRRFCLSQY; from the coding sequence ATGAACACAAGTGTGATGAAAGTAACGATATTAGGCGGAGGAACCGCAGGTTGGATGGCTGCTGCTCTCCTTTCTAAAACATTCCGTAGTATCGAAATTACCCTAGTGGAATCAGAAGACATAGGTACCATTGGTGTAGGTGAAGCAACTATCCCCAGCCTTCACTTCTTCAATGATATTATGCATATACGGTCTACCGAGTTTGCCAAGGCAACAGCGGGGACATTTAAACTCGGCATACAGTTTGAGAATTGGAAAGCAAAGGGTGAACACTATTTTCACGGATTCGGCACTACCGGCGCTGGCATGTGGGCGGCTGGCTTTCACGAGTATTGGAAGCGTGGGCTTTCATTGGGAATTAGTCAACCTTTCGGCACTTATAATTTAGAAGGCGTAGCAGCTAAACAAGGCAAGTTTGCTCATGTGCAAGGGGGGCCCAATTTTGCCTACCATCTTGATGCAGGCCTTTTTGCTCAAAAACTACGAATAGAGGCACAAAAGCTAGGTGTTAGACGCATTGAAGGTAAAGTCTCAAGTGTTGCAAAAAGCGAAGAAAATGGATATTTAACACATCTGGTATTAGAGACAGGAGAGCTTATTAGTGGTGATTTGTTCATTGATTGCTCTGGCTTTGCAGGATTACTAATTAAAGGCGCACTGGATACGCCTTATGTTGATTGGTCTCATTACCTCCCGATGAATAGAGCAATACCACTCCAAACTAGCCTTACTTCGCCTCCTGCCCCCTACACTCGCGCAATAGCACATGAAGCAGGATGGCAATGGCGAATTCCCTTACAGCAAAGAATGGGTAATGGAATTGTGTATTGTGATGATTACTTATCAGACGATGAAGCACTCAAACGATTGATTAATGATGTTGAGGGCGAAATATTAACAGAGCCCCGTGTAATAAATTTTGTAACTGGACATCGGGAAAAGCTTTGGACTAAAAATTGTATAGCGCTAGGCCTAGCTGGGGGATTCATCGAGCCTCTAGAGTCTACCGCTATTCACCTCATTCAGCAGGGATTGATGCAACTGATTAAGTATTTTCCAGCTAATGGGATCAACCCATTGGAGGTTGATTTATACAATGACTACATGCTGAACGATTATCGCGACATTCGTGATTTTATCGTTCTACATTACTGTCAAACCGAGCGTGATGACTCGGATTTCTGGCGTTACTGTAAAAACCTCACTCTGCCTGAGTCGCTTTCACACAGGATGAAGTTGTTTTCAGAGACAGGGCGATTTGTACAGCGAAAAGAGGAAATATTTTCCGACTCGTGGCTACAAGTAATGATCGGACAGGGACTTATTCCCCTACAACACCACCCTCTTGCAGATGAAATGAGCGAGCAAGATTTAGCTCAGTTTCTCAAGGCTACTGAATCGACCATTATAGAACAAGTGAACAAATTGCCTTCCCACGAAGAATACATTCGCCGTTTTTGCTTATCTCAATACTAA
- a CDS encoding putative glycoside hydrolase, with translation MLTRWCSLVVVLLVSNSAFGKQNETDANIHYFHEGLVISPWELSLNYGKNSIDENGYASTVRNSLVLRAVEGKNGNDAIQLKWKPKDIKTEWGGIDKNILTATLTNTGGFIDLSSVKENAAIALDIMVLSPPKELVDWTIESEWNWKQRASFPLKNVLKKLPKKEWITVPIPLKCFDGGSVNFSKITSIMQLSTEGKMEIVLGDIRLSALPEGIGC, from the coding sequence ATGTTGACACGTTGGTGTTCTTTAGTAGTTGTCCTGCTGGTTTCCAATAGTGCATTTGGAAAACAAAATGAAACGGACGCTAACATCCATTATTTTCATGAAGGCCTAGTGATATCGCCTTGGGAATTAAGTTTAAACTATGGGAAAAACAGCATTGATGAGAACGGTTACGCGTCTACAGTTAGAAATAGCTTAGTGTTAAGGGCCGTGGAGGGAAAAAATGGAAATGATGCGATTCAGTTAAAATGGAAACCGAAAGATATTAAAACCGAATGGGGTGGAATAGATAAGAATATTCTCACTGCTACTCTTACCAATACTGGTGGATTTATTGATTTATCATCGGTAAAAGAGAATGCTGCAATCGCGTTAGACATTATGGTATTGAGCCCGCCTAAAGAGCTGGTGGATTGGACGATAGAAAGTGAATGGAACTGGAAGCAGAGAGCGTCATTTCCTTTAAAGAATGTTTTAAAAAAGCTTCCTAAAAAAGAATGGATTACTGTACCAATTCCACTTAAATGTTTTGATGGTGGAAGTGTCAACTTTAGTAAAATCACCTCAATAATGCAGCTGTCGACCGAGGGAAAAATGGAAATTGTTCTTGGTGATATTAGATTGTCTGCCCTTCCTGAAGGGATAGGGTGTTAA
- a CDS encoding beta-agarase — MRVAYLLPFFFVHSVSAKDWDAYPVPVDAGEGMKWQLHPLSDDFNYDAPAENKGHSFAERWYEGFINSWKGPSRTEWHPHQSFVKDGKLQLSASRKRLSQKIMMGSITSHDSLTYPLYVEVKAKIMNQVLASDFWLLSKDSTQEIDILEAYGGDQPNNKWFAERLHLSHHVFIREPFADYQPKSEDTWYYNGTTFRDEFVRVGVYWRDPWHLEYFVNGKKVKVSSGKDVIDPHNYTDGKGLNKPMQAIFNLEDQDWRTSQGLTPTNKELDDKTRGNYLVDWVRFYKPVPAE; from the coding sequence ATGCGAGTAGCCTACTTGTTACCCTTTTTTTTCGTCCATTCCGTCTCAGCTAAGGATTGGGATGCTTACCCAGTACCAGTGGATGCAGGTGAAGGAATGAAATGGCAACTTCATCCGTTATCAGATGACTTTAACTATGACGCACCCGCTGAAAACAAAGGACATAGCTTCGCTGAGCGCTGGTATGAAGGATTTATCAATAGCTGGAAAGGACCTAGTCGTACAGAATGGCATCCACACCAGTCTTTTGTAAAGGACGGTAAATTGCAACTTTCTGCCAGTCGAAAACGTTTATCGCAGAAAATAATGATGGGAAGTATCACATCTCATGATTCGCTAACTTACCCACTCTATGTAGAAGTAAAAGCTAAGATAATGAATCAAGTATTAGCGTCAGACTTTTGGCTTTTGAGTAAGGACTCCACCCAAGAAATTGATATTCTTGAAGCATATGGTGGAGATCAGCCGAACAATAAGTGGTTTGCAGAACGACTTCACTTAAGCCATCACGTTTTCATAAGAGAGCCGTTTGCAGATTACCAGCCAAAGTCCGAAGACACATGGTATTACAACGGCACTACGTTTAGAGATGAGTTTGTCAGAGTTGGAGTGTATTGGCGCGATCCTTGGCACCTAGAGTATTTCGTTAATGGCAAAAAAGTAAAGGTCTCGTCTGGTAAAGATGTTATCGACCCGCACAACTATACAGATGGCAAAGGACTGAATAAACCTATGCAAGCCATCTTTAATTTGGAGGACCAGGACTGGCGAACGTCACAAGGATTAACACCGACAAACAAGGAACTGGACGACAAAACTCGCGGTAACTATCTTGTCGATTGGGTGCGTTTTTATAAGCCTGTTCCCGCTGAATAA